CCCCGGAAACGATCAAGGTTTCTCCTTTTTTCGGTTTGCCGATTTCATGCAAACCCAAATAGGCTGTTAATCCCGTCATCCCCACAATACCCAAATAAGCACTCAAGAGCGCTTTATCTGGGTCCACTTTTTGCAGGTTTTCTCCGTTGGAAACCTGTACCGTTTTCCAATCCAATCGGTCCCTTACAAAATCACCTTTTGTAAAATTCTCATTTTTAGAATCAATAACCTCTGCGATGATGCCCGAATTGATGGGTTTGCCCACCTCGAATGGTGGAACGTAGGATTTGGCATCGCTCATCCGTCCCCGTAAATAAGGGTCCACGGAAATGTACTTGGTTTCCAAAAGCACTTCCCCGTCCTTTATCATGAGGTTGTTTTCGGATTCCGTAAGTTCAAAATTGTCCAGGGTAGGGGCCCCAACCGGACGTTTTTTTAAGTGTATCGTTTGTATCATCATGTTATTTTAAGTTCCTAATGTAATTTCTTCCTTTAAAGATACGCGGTTTGTCGTGTCTGTAGTATGAAAATTAGGGGCAACCGTCCTGATTACCCCTTACTTTCGTCACTATTTTTTACAGACTAACGGTATCATTTTCCTTATGCTTCACTAATCATAATAGACTTCGCATTTACGAATTCCTTCATTCCGAATCCTCCATGTTCGCGTCCGTAACCCGAATTTTTAACACCTCCAAATGGCATGTTGGGTTCAGCCAGGCCAAAGGAGTTGATAAAGACCATGCCGGTATCAAAGTATTTACTTGCCATTTCCACGGCGGTGTCCACATCTTTGGAGAAAATGCCACCTCCGAGTCCGAATCGGCTATCGTTGGCAATGCGCATGGCATCCTCGTTATCTTTCGCCTTTATCAATGAGGCTACCGGGCCGAACAACTCATCGTCATACGCCGGTTGTCCTTCGGTAACGTGGGCCAAAACCGTGGCTGGATAATAATAGCCCTCCCCATCGGGCAGTTTCCCACCGCATAGGATTTCGGCGCCGTTCGCTACGCTCTTTTGTACCTGCTCGTGCAATTTTTCCCGTAAGTCCTTCCTTGCCATCGGGCCTAAATCCGTTTCCGAATCGGTGGGGTCGCCCAACTTCAGTGCCTTCATGCCTTTTACGAATTTTTCCCGAAACTCGTCATAGACCGCTTCCGTCGCAATAAAGCGTTTGGCGGCAATACAGGTTTCGCCATTGTTATAGATACGTCCTTGGATGCATTTTTCCACAGCCAGATCGATATCGGCATCGTCCAAAATAAGATAGGCATCGTTACTACCCAGTTCCAAAACCATTTTCTTCAGTTCGCCACCGGCTTTTTTCCCGATTTTCTTTCCGGCACCCGGACTCCCCGTTAAGGTCACACCTCGCACCAATTCGTGCTCTATGATGGTGTCCGATTGATCGTGGGAAATCACCAACACACTGAACAGTCCTTCGGGTAATCCCGCCGTATCGAATATGGATTTCAGGAGCTTGGCAGTTCCGGTCACATTTTCGGCATGTTTCAGTAACACACTGTTCCCCGCCATCAAATTGGCGATGGTATAGCGAATGACCTGATAGGCTGGATAGTTCCAAGGTTGAATCCCATAAATAACGCCCAAAGGCGCGTAGGTGATGATACCTCTGCCTCCATCGGAAATTTCGCGTTCCTCACTTTTGAGTGCCTCCGGTGCATTCTTGGCGGAAAAGCTACAGATGGCACTGCATAGGTCCACTTCCTGTTCGCTTTGCGTCAGGAGTTTCCCCATTTCGGAGGTCATCATGTCCGCCAGTTCCTTTTTATAGTTCTGTAGTTCTTCCCCAATGGCGGAAATGATTTTGCCCCGTTCCTCCACGGATTTGAACCGCCATTTTTTAAAGGCTTCGTGGGATTTTTGAATGGTGTCGGCCACCTGTGCATCCGTCATCAAGGTATGCGTAGTGAGCGGCTTCCCGTTTGCGGGATTGATCGTTTTAAATGTTTTATCTGTTATTGTCGTTGCCATTACTTTCTGTTTTTTTTAAGTGAATTGTATATCCGTAAACCGTCATAAACGAATGTTTCCTCGATCGCAGTCGAGAGGTCATTAAACCTAAAACCTTTAAAATGAGGTCTCGCATCTCGACTGCGCTCGATGTGACAGCTCGACCTGACATTCAAGTTGTAATTATGAAGAATCCCGGACATTCATTTAGTGAATTACTGTTGTTCGCTGGGTACCAGGTACACATCGTTGATGTTTACACGCTCCGGTTGGGAGAGGGCGTAGTAAATGGCATCTGCAATATCCTCGGCTTCCAAGGTTTCCATTTTTTGCATTTCCTTCATTTTCTCCATAATATCTTCATCGGTAATGGTATCCGTCAAATTCGTAGCGACCGCACCGGGCTCAATGGAGGTGACGTTGATGCCATATTTAGGCGCGAGTTCTTGGCGCAGCCCTTCGGAAAACATCTTTACTGCGGCCTTTGTGGCGCAATAGACCGCTCCGCCCGGAAAATATCGGTGTGCCGCCATGGACGATATGTTGATGATATGCCCGTCTTTATTGGCCTTTAACTCAGGTAGTACCGCGGCCACGCCGTTGAGTACGCCCTTAATGTTCACGTCCACCATTTTTTCCCATTCATCCGTCTTCAGTTTTTCTACAAAGGAGAGGGGCATCAGACCGGCATTGTTGATCAGGGCGTTTACCGTTCCAAATGTCAATTTCGCTTTGGAAACCGCATTTTCAAAGTCCTTCATTTTGGTGACATCCCCGGCCACGACCAAGGCTTCCCCACCTTTGGCTTCAATGGCCTTTTTTAAATCGTTAAGTTCATCTTCACTACGGGCCATAAGGACCACTTTGGCGCCGTGTTCCGCCAATTTATGGGCGGCGGCTTTTCCGATGCCGCTTGAGGCTCCGGTTACGAGTATTACCTTGTTTTCTAAATTCATCGTGTTCTTTTTTTGTTTCCCTTCAATATAGGAGCTAGGGACGGATTTCCTTGATCCTAACGAATAGCGGATTGACGGGTTCGCTATGGAGCGCGCTTTATGGTTTTTAGGGTTAAGGGGGATGGGTTGGGCAAAGGGGATCTTGGGTGTTATAATGAACTTAAAATGTGCCTGGAACACATTACAATAGGATTAATGGGGGTGTAAATGTATGTTAAATGAATCACATTTAAAATTCTTACATAATTATGGCATTAATGTTTAGATTTGTTTGATATCAAATTTAAGAGTAAAACAAATTAATGAAATTCACCTACAATCCAAGGATTATCAGGCATTTAGGATATGAGCTGATTACTTCTAATGAAGTTGCAATAACTGAGCTTATCAAAAATTCTTATGATGCAAACTCTTCAAAAGTTTCACTGCAGTTTTTGACCTCTTATGATAAACTCGATACCACAAGATTACTAAATAAAATCCCTAATAAATTAAATGAACGCTTAGCTAAAATTAATCCTGAAAGTCTTGTATTAGTTGAAGATATCGGAGTTGGAATGACCAAAGATGTTTTAATCAAAGGATTTTTTGAAGTCGGATCAACCTTAAAAAAAGACCAAAAGAATAATGAGGATCAAGGTGCTAACATTATTCTTGGTGACAAAGGAATTGGTAGGTTAGCTTCTCAGAAAATTGCCCCAAAACTCATCGTGGAAACTTCAGCGGAGAATAGCAATCAAATTGTTTATGTTGAAATTGATTGGGAGAAATTTATATCAAGTAAAGATTTTGATGCACCTGAAGAAGAAATCGATTTAGGGACAACTATTTCTAGTGGATACACAAGACTATGGCTTCTTGGTACTAAGGAACAACCAATTGTAATTCAACAATATTTTGAAGAAAGAGAAAACTACGAATACGATGTTTTCGGAAATATTACTAAAAGTTTAGGAAAGTATCTTCAAATAAAGGATGAGTTACAAACTGCTCTTGGATTTTTGTATTCGCCGTTTGAGGAAAAGAAATCTGTAGTTGATATTGAGTTGTCAACCGACGGAAAGACCATAATGTTGGATTTTAATTATCAGGCATTAAAGGTTGCTGAGACAATTCATGAATTTGATAGTGAAATTATCTATGATGATGATCATAAACCAATAGATTTAAAAATTAATTTGAGTTTACAACTAAGGCCTTGGTTTATTGAAAGAATTCATCACCGTGAATTAGGGTCTGTACTCTATCAAGACTGGAAAAGACCATCTACGGAATATAAAAAGCTCTTAGATAAATATGAAGACCGTTATAGTCAGAATTTAAAGAATACACTCTTACTTACTCAAATTTTCCCATCATGGAACAAAAAAAGAAAGGGAGCTTTATCTGAAAATTTTGTTGATGCCATTTTGAAAATAGCACCAATAAAATGTAAAATTTATACATTTAAAAGAGATAATACTCTCATGAGCATTGCAAGACAATCTGCTGTGGATAACGGATATGTCGAAAATACTGTTAGAACAAATTATGATATTCGTCCATTTTTATCTGCTCATAATGGAATCAAACTATATCGGAATTCATACCGAGTAGGAACGATTGGAAATAGGGATAATGATTGGCTAGAACTACAACAAAAAAGAACTTCTGGGCAACAGTTTTATAGATTTGAATTAGGAAATGTAATTGGGTTCATTCAGATTAATGATAAAAAACAGAAGTATATATACGAAACCAGTTCTAGAGAACATCTCACTCAAAATTTATATGTCGATTCACTTCAAGTAACTTTAACTGAACTTCTCGAAATATTTTCACCAAACTATACCAAAACAGCAGTAGAATTAACTAAAAACTTTCTTGATCAGGAAGGTTGGTTGCCTAAAAATAATGAAAAAGAAATAGAGCAGGAAATCGACAAATCGAAAGAGGTACTAAAAGCAGCAAGATTGAATTTAACCGCTATTCAGCAGGCAATTACTGCAATTAAGGACAAAATTGAATTAGACACGGAAGAAAAAATCAATTCTGTTAAAAAAGTATTTCGAAATCTAGAACCAATTGCTTTAAACTTTGAGGAAAATCTTGATGATACTGAAAGATCATTGAAAAGTGCAAACCAACTATTGGAAATTGCTAAACAAGAACAAGTAAGGGTAAAAACAGAAGCTTACAATAATTATAAACTTATGGCCAATGGGTTGGTTACTGAAATAATTACTCATGAGCTCCACTCTCTTCTTAGCAGCTCTGAGGAGGAGGGTGTCGTTTATGACAGGCACTTTAAAGTAATAGAAAAGTATTTCCTGGATACTGAGCTATATGAGCTTAATAAGTCGCATTTTCTGCCAATTAAAAAGAAATTTGAACATCTATTTAAAAAAATGGGTGATTTAGATAAGTTTTATTCTTTTTTAGATAAAACCTTTATTACAAATGACGGAAGTAGAATATTGATTCCTACGGAAGTAAAAGGTGAACTAAAGCTTATTGTTGAAAGATTCAAATTTCGATTGAATAGGCATAATGTGCGAGTAGAACTTTCGTCGCTTAATAATGTTTGGGAGGTGCCAAAAGGAGCTCTACTGCATGTTTTTTACAACTTAATTGACAACTCGATTTATTGGATTCGACAACGACAAAGGATGGAGAGATTAGATGCTAGGTACAAAAGAGAAGGTACAGATTTAATAGATATCAAAACAACTTCGTCAACTACAATACACTTTAGCGATACTGGCATTGGAATAGATGATAAACTTCAACACACTTTGTTTAATGAACTTGTTTCCGGTAAAGAAAATGGTAGAGGTATGGGTTTGTATATCGTGAGACAATTCCTAAAATCATTTGGAGGTAATATCGAATTATTACCAAAGAGAAATATTTATGGAAATAGATATATTTTTGAAATAAGCATAAATCAGCTTACAAACGAGAATGAGTAGGTTAGCCGAACTTATAAAGTCTCTTAGAGCATTCACGATTCTCATTGTCGAGAATGAATTTGAGTATGTTACAAACCCCAATGAAATACTTGGGAAAAGCTGTTTTCTGAAACCGGAGACTATTACTGAAATTGTCAGCTCTGTTAATTCGCAAGGGCACGAAGACTTGGCAGAACACCTGAATAAATTCTTTTATGCTTGGAATAAAATTGAAAACCACGAGTTTCAATTATTGGAAACTATGGGTGTAGAATATCTGGATAGGTACTTGGAAAAAATAAATCAGCGCATATTAAAGCCTGAATTTTTAGAAATATTCAATAACATTATTGAACAAGATACAAATCATTCTTTTAAATCTATTTTTCTCAAACATGGTATTTTCATTGATGAGACTGTTCCTAAGTATAGAAAAATTTTAGCTGAAATTCACTCGATTCCAAATTGTAAAATTTTAATATACAAGCAAAATCCAGCCGAGGAGTTTTGGCCGACTTTTAAAAATGAAATTGAACAATCCGTTTTAGATACTAAAAGCAATTTTTGTCTTTCAATTATTGATAAAAGTCTTGGAGGAGGCGGAAATGAAGGTAAAGAACTAATTCAAAGATTAGTAGAGGAGCATAAAAACGATGATAGGTTTAAACATATTTGCTGTCTTTATACATCCTTAGCAGCTGAAAACAAGTTGGAATGTTTTGATGATTATTTTGTTCAAGAAGTTTCAAAAAGCAAAGAAAATGAAACTGATAATATAGCATACGTACTAGCACAATCTGCATATGCTGAAGTTTTTAATTCTTTAAAAGTAAAGACAATCAAAAGTGCAGAGGATACTCTTCAGATTGTTCTTAAAAACCAGAAAAATATAAAATATATTGTGGATAAATCTCAGGATGAGGGTATTCCTGCCTATGACACAATAAAAAATTGGTATGGCTTGTCTGTCCAAAATTCTTTCGATTTAAAAGAATTAAAGGATTTTCGATTTATTGCTAGTCTTGCCTCATTTTTCAAAAAGGAATTTTTAGAAAATCATCCCTCGTTATCCGAGGTGAGTGAAGAGCTCAGGCAGTTAAACACTTATGAGTTATTTGATAATAATATCAACAAAAAATATTTACCAATTGCTCCAGGGGACATTTGGGAGTCAGGTGGGAATTATTATATCCTTATAGGGCAGCTCTGTGATTTACTCTTGCGAAAGAAGAATAATAATAGAAATGCCAGGATTGGTGAACTATTTAAGCTAGAATTTGGTAGAAATGACTCACAAAAATATAAATATGATGTCATACTTAATTCAGGCAAAAAAAATATTCATATCGATAATTTTTATGACGAATTAAATGACAAGTATGAAACACTTAAAATTGATATTTCTACACCAAATATTTTTTTTGCAGACCTAGAAGTTCTAGATCTTTGCATGTTTAATTCGAGTGGTAAGTGTGAAATTGATATTAAACAAAAGTTGACAGAGGACATTAAATTAGTCCTATCCTCTAACAAAGACGATTATTATAATAAACTAAAAAATAAATACAGCAATATTGGAATATCAAAAATCAGACAAATAGCGAGTGCTTTAGAATTGAACAATCCTCTTGATTTTTCTATTATAAATTTTCAAGTAAACCAGGGTGTTATATCGCATGGTATCCGCAGAGTTTGTCGATTGAAAGGAAGATACTATGATTCCTTATATAATAATTACCTAAATCATAGAGGAAGAATTGATTTAAATCTCATAGACAATGTTGAGGAGGAAGTAACATCAATAAAATTAACTTTTTCTCTCATAAATGATCCCGCATCAGAGTTAACAGTTGATAATTTTAATTTGTGGAAATCTAAAAGAGAAGTCTATTTAAATTTGGAAGAATTAAAAACTTCATTTCCGTTGTATTCGGAATTGTTTTCCAAATGCAAAGTTGAAAAACTTGAATCTTCAAATACTACCCAATTCATTCTTACGAAAGAATCTGATAGTGAGTATACGTTGATGTTTAAGTATCATTTTGGAGAAAATGACTACGTTCAAAAAAAGGAGTTTAGCTTTAAAGATTTGTTTAAAGAAAGTAAACCCATAGGGAATGACAAGTTTATGGTTAAAGGAAAACAAGAAAAAGAATCTTTTTTGAACGAAGAAGGTCATGCCACACGGAAAATTACAATTGAAGAGCTCAAACTTGGTATCATAGTTTTTGATAAAGGAGCAGTTATTAGCCTATCAAATGGTTTATTAATTAAAGAAAAGTATGAAGAATAAAACATTTGAAATATTATCGCTTTTTTCTGGTGGAGGATTTCTTGACTTAGGATTTATTAATCAGGGTTTTGAAATCTCAGAAGCAGTCGAAATTAACCCTTATTTTATTGAAGCTTATAATTATGGACTAGAGAGTTATTTTAATAATTCCAATAATAAATATTTAAGACAAGGACTAGTTAAGCATAACAAAATCAATAAGCCTATCGATGCGTCATGTAGGAAAGAACAAAAAAGGTTAGAAAAAAGCCATGCCAATGTGACGGGTATAATAGGGGGGCCACCTTGCCAAGATTATTCTGTAGGGGGAAATAATGGAGGGATAGAAGGAGAAAGAGGTAAATTGATAAACAGCTATTTGAGTATAGTCAAAAAAATAAAACCTGATTTTTTATTTTTTGAAAATGTTGAGGGTTTGTATAAAACTATAAAACATAGAAAAGCATTCGACGAGTTCGTTGTAAATATAGAGAAGAATGGCTATGTGGTTTGGCATGACATATTTAACGTGTTGGAATATGGTTATCCACAAGATCGCCCAAGGATTGCGTTAGTAGCCTTCAAAAAGAAAATAGTCAAATCCTTGGTTAAGGCCGGCCAGGTAATGGAAAAGGATAATTTTAAATTAAAACATAAACAAACGGATAATTTGGTTTTTCGTTGGCCAAAACCAAAATATAAAAACCCGAAAAGTTTCGATTGGCCAAAGAAATGGAAGTTTGGAAATGATAAATCCATTTACGAATTGAATGGGCATGAGGAGCTCAGTGTAAATTATATTTTTAAAGATTTAGACGATACTTTCCCAAATCAAACTGAACATTTTAATCCCAAATCAAAACGTTTTAAGGATGTAGAGGAAGGAGATACCAATCGCAAATCATTTAAGAGACTACATAGATTTAGATATAGCCCAACTGTCGCCTATGGTAATAATGAGGTTCATTTACACCCTACTCAAGCTAGGCGGTTGACTGTAAGAGAAGGCTTGAGATTACAAACTGTACCAGATGAATACATTCTACCACCAGAAATGCCTTTAACACCAAAATTCAAATTAATTAGTAACGGTGTACCAACTGCAAGTGCAGAATTAATAGCTAAAGAAATACGTCGCACTTTAATTAACTTCCTAAGCCTAAATAATGGCAATTTATAATACTTCTTCAGATTCGGCAAATACCGCAATAAGAGCTTTTTTGACAAAAGTTGGGGAGTACTATTGGGGAAAAAGTTTTAATACAGGTTCAGGGAAGTCAAAAAAAATATTTCAACAAATTAAAGAAAAGGTGTTTGAGAATAAATGTGCCTACTGTGGAAATAAAGCATTCAAACTTCAAATAGAACATTTAATCATGTTCAACAGAACACAATATGGTTTACACCATCCAGGAAATATAGTGCCAGCATGTCAATCTTGTAATAAACGAAGAAGAGATGATTCGAGTAATTATTTAAATTGGGAAGAACATTTAGAACAAATTTGCAGAGAAAATAATGATTTAAATTCATTTTTCGAAAGAAAGAAAAAAATTCAATATCATATGCAAAAAGGAGAATTTAAGTATCCTGAACTGAATGAAGCTGAAAAACATGCAATTCGCGTAATTGCGAATTCTTTATACGAAAATATCAAGACAGAAAGTGATAAGGCCCTTAAAATGTATCAAGAATTAGATAGTGCTTTCGTAAAACGTTAGATTTATAACTATCCAAGTGCTTCAAGCCTAAGATAATTTTGATAATAGCTTAAAATTGTTTTAAAAGTATTCGTAAAATCTACTTCTTCAACTCGGCTAAAACAATAGATGCATGCTAGTACATCCACCATAGAAAAGTAGTATCTTTTGAAGGTATAGCGCCAATGCCTTATACACCTAAGAAAAACCATTTTATAAACTACCACCATGAAACCAACCACCCTAAAAACCTTCTTTTTCACCCTTTGCCTTTTGGCCGCTTTTGCGTCCCAAGCACAAGTAGACCCATCCTATTATCAAGATCTGGAATACAGGATGATCGGGCCCTTCCGTGGCGGGAGGACCGTAGGTGCGGTGGGCGTCCCTTCCCAACCCAATGTCTTCTTTATTGGGGTAAACAATGGCGGGGTATGGAAAACACATGATTATGGCCGTACCTGGAACCCCATTTTTGATGACGCCCCTACAGGTTCCGTGGGGGATTTGGCGGTTTCGCCCTCGGACCCCAATATCATGTATGTCGGTACCGGCGAAGGCCTG
Above is a window of Maribacter algicola DNA encoding:
- a CDS encoding NAD-dependent succinate-semialdehyde dehydrogenase, giving the protein MATTITDKTFKTINPANGKPLTTHTLMTDAQVADTIQKSHEAFKKWRFKSVEERGKIISAIGEELQNYKKELADMMTSEMGKLLTQSEQEVDLCSAICSFSAKNAPEALKSEEREISDGGRGIITYAPLGVIYGIQPWNYPAYQVIRYTIANLMAGNSVLLKHAENVTGTAKLLKSIFDTAGLPEGLFSVLVISHDQSDTIIEHELVRGVTLTGSPGAGKKIGKKAGGELKKMVLELGSNDAYLILDDADIDLAVEKCIQGRIYNNGETCIAAKRFIATEAVYDEFREKFVKGMKALKLGDPTDSETDLGPMARKDLREKLHEQVQKSVANGAEILCGGKLPDGEGYYYPATVLAHVTEGQPAYDDELFGPVASLIKAKDNEDAMRIANDSRFGLGGGIFSKDVDTAVEMASKYFDTGMVFINSFGLAEPNMPFGGVKNSGYGREHGGFGMKEFVNAKSIMISEA
- a CDS encoding SDR family oxidoreductase, producing the protein MNLENKVILVTGASSGIGKAAAHKLAEHGAKVVLMARSEDELNDLKKAIEAKGGEALVVAGDVTKMKDFENAVSKAKLTFGTVNALINNAGLMPLSFVEKLKTDEWEKMVDVNIKGVLNGVAAVLPELKANKDGHIINISSMAAHRYFPGGAVYCATKAAVKMFSEGLRQELAPKYGINVTSIEPGAVATNLTDTITDEDIMEKMKEMQKMETLEAEDIADAIYYALSQPERVNINDVYLVPSEQQ
- a CDS encoding sensor histidine kinase; translated protein: MKFTYNPRIIRHLGYELITSNEVAITELIKNSYDANSSKVSLQFLTSYDKLDTTRLLNKIPNKLNERLAKINPESLVLVEDIGVGMTKDVLIKGFFEVGSTLKKDQKNNEDQGANIILGDKGIGRLASQKIAPKLIVETSAENSNQIVYVEIDWEKFISSKDFDAPEEEIDLGTTISSGYTRLWLLGTKEQPIVIQQYFEERENYEYDVFGNITKSLGKYLQIKDELQTALGFLYSPFEEKKSVVDIELSTDGKTIMLDFNYQALKVAETIHEFDSEIIYDDDHKPIDLKINLSLQLRPWFIERIHHRELGSVLYQDWKRPSTEYKKLLDKYEDRYSQNLKNTLLLTQIFPSWNKKRKGALSENFVDAILKIAPIKCKIYTFKRDNTLMSIARQSAVDNGYVENTVRTNYDIRPFLSAHNGIKLYRNSYRVGTIGNRDNDWLELQQKRTSGQQFYRFELGNVIGFIQINDKKQKYIYETSSREHLTQNLYVDSLQVTLTELLEIFSPNYTKTAVELTKNFLDQEGWLPKNNEKEIEQEIDKSKEVLKAARLNLTAIQQAITAIKDKIELDTEEKINSVKKVFRNLEPIALNFEENLDDTERSLKSANQLLEIAKQEQVRVKTEAYNNYKLMANGLVTEIITHELHSLLSSSEEEGVVYDRHFKVIEKYFLDTELYELNKSHFLPIKKKFEHLFKKMGDLDKFYSFLDKTFITNDGSRILIPTEVKGELKLIVERFKFRLNRHNVRVELSSLNNVWEVPKGALLHVFYNLIDNSIYWIRQRQRMERLDARYKREGTDLIDIKTTSSTTIHFSDTGIGIDDKLQHTLFNELVSGKENGRGMGLYIVRQFLKSFGGNIELLPKRNIYGNRYIFEISINQLTNENE
- a CDS encoding DNA cytosine methyltransferase, which codes for MKNKTFEILSLFSGGGFLDLGFINQGFEISEAVEINPYFIEAYNYGLESYFNNSNNKYLRQGLVKHNKINKPIDASCRKEQKRLEKSHANVTGIIGGPPCQDYSVGGNNGGIEGERGKLINSYLSIVKKIKPDFLFFENVEGLYKTIKHRKAFDEFVVNIEKNGYVVWHDIFNVLEYGYPQDRPRIALVAFKKKIVKSLVKAGQVMEKDNFKLKHKQTDNLVFRWPKPKYKNPKSFDWPKKWKFGNDKSIYELNGHEELSVNYIFKDLDDTFPNQTEHFNPKSKRFKDVEEGDTNRKSFKRLHRFRYSPTVAYGNNEVHLHPTQARRLTVREGLRLQTVPDEYILPPEMPLTPKFKLISNGVPTASAELIAKEIRRTLINFLSLNNGNL
- a CDS encoding HNH endonuclease codes for the protein MAIYNTSSDSANTAIRAFLTKVGEYYWGKSFNTGSGKSKKIFQQIKEKVFENKCAYCGNKAFKLQIEHLIMFNRTQYGLHHPGNIVPACQSCNKRRRDDSSNYLNWEEHLEQICRENNDLNSFFERKKKIQYHMQKGEFKYPELNEAEKHAIRVIANSLYENIKTESDKALKMYQELDSAFVKR